GCCAGGTCGGGCTCGACGCCGGTGGTGTCGCAGTCCATCATCAGGCCGATGGTGCCGGTCGGGGCGAGCACCGAGGCCTGGGCGTTGCGGAAGCCGTTCTGCGCACCGAGGCGCACCACGTCCTGCCAGGTCCGGTTGGCGGCCAGCCAGACCGGGGCGTCCAGTTCGTCCACCGAGACGGCGTCGAGCGAGGCGTCCGCGTGCTGCTTCATGACCTGCTGGTGGGCGGTCGCGTTGCGGGCGTAGCCGTCGTACGGGCCGACGACACCGGCGAGTTCGGCGCCGCGGCGGTAGGCGGTGCCGGTCATCAGCGAGGTGATGGCGCCGGCCAGGGCGCGGCCGCCCTCGCTGTCGTAGGCGTGGCCGGTGGCCATCAGCAGGGCGCCGAGGTTGGCGTAGCCGATGCCGAGCTGGCGGTAGGCGCGGGTGGTCTCGCCGATCTTCTCGGTCGGGAAGTCGGCGAAGCAGATGGAGATGTCCATCGCGGTGATGACCAGCTCGACGACCTTGGCGAAGCGCTCGGCGTCGAAGCTGTCGTCGTCGCGCAGGAACTTCATCAGGTTGAGCGAGGCGAGGTTGCAGCTGGAGTTGTCCAGGTGCATGTACTCGGAGCAGGGGTTGGACGCGTTGATGCGGCCGGACTCCGGGCAGGTGTGCCAGTGGTTGATGGTGGAGTCGTACTGGATTCCGGGGTCGGCGCAGGCCCAGGCGGCCTCGGCCATCTTGCGGAACAGCTTCTTGGCGTCGACGGTCTCGATGACCTCGCCGGTCATCCGGGCGCGCAGGCCGAATTCGGTGCCGTTCTCGACGGCGGTCATGAATTCGTCGGAGACGCGGACCGAGTTGTTGGCGTTCTGGTACTGGACGGAGGTGATGTCGTCCCCGCCGAGGTCCATGTCGAAGCCGGCGTCGCGCAGGGCGCGGATCTTCTCCTCCTCCTTCACCTTGGTCTCGATGAAGGCCTCGACGTCCGGGTGGTCGACGTCGAGCACGACCATCTTGGCCGCGCGGCGGGTGGCGCCACCGGACTTGATGGTGCCGGCCGAGGCGTCGGCGCCGCGCATGAAGGAGACCGGGCCGGAGGCGTTGCCGCCGGAGGAGAGCAGTTCCTTGGAGGAGCGGATGCGGGAGAGGTTGAGGCCGGCGCCGGAGCCGCCCTTGAAGATCATGCCCTCTTCCTTGTACCAGTCGAGGATCGACTCCATGGAGTCGTCGACGGACAGGATGAAGCAGGCGCTGACCTGCTGGGGCTGCTTGGTGCCGACGTTGAACCAGACCGGCGAGTTGAAGCTGAACACCTGGTGGAGGAGGGCGTGGGTCAGCTCGTGCTCGAAGATCTCGGCGTCGTCCTTGGAGGCGAAGTAGCCGTGCTTCTCGCCGGCGGCGCGGTAGGTGAGCACCACGCGGTCGATGATCTGCTTGAGGCTCCACTCGCGCTGCGGGCTGCCGACCGCGCCGCGGAAGTACTTGGACGTGACGATGTTGACGGCGTTGACCGACCAGAAGTCCGGGAACTCGACGCCGCGCTGCTCGAAGTTGATCGAGCCGTCGCGCCAGTTGGTCATGACGACGTCGCGCCGCTCCCAGCGGACCGCGTCGTACGGGTGCACGCCAGGAGTGGTGTGGATGCGCTCCATCCGGAGACCGCCCTTGGGGGCCTTGGCGCCCTTGGCCGCCTTCTCGGACTTCGACCCGCGTGCGGAACCGCTCGTGGTGTCTGTCACTTCTCGCTCCTCCTCCTGGGCAAACG
The genomic region above belongs to Streptomyces sp. 1331.2 and contains:
- a CDS encoding vitamin B12-dependent ribonucleotide reductase, which translates into the protein MTDTTSGSARGSKSEKAAKGAKAPKGGLRMERIHTTPGVHPYDAVRWERRDVVMTNWRDGSINFEQRGVEFPDFWSVNAVNIVTSKYFRGAVGSPQREWSLKQIIDRVVLTYRAAGEKHGYFASKDDAEIFEHELTHALLHQVFSFNSPVWFNVGTKQPQQVSACFILSVDDSMESILDWYKEEGMIFKGGSGAGLNLSRIRSSKELLSSGGNASGPVSFMRGADASAGTIKSGGATRRAAKMVVLDVDHPDVEAFIETKVKEEEKIRALRDAGFDMDLGGDDITSVQYQNANNSVRVSDEFMTAVENGTEFGLRARMTGEVIETVDAKKLFRKMAEAAWACADPGIQYDSTINHWHTCPESGRINASNPCSEYMHLDNSSCNLASLNLMKFLRDDDSFDAERFAKVVELVITAMDISICFADFPTEKIGETTRAYRQLGIGYANLGALLMATGHAYDSEGGRALAGAITSLMTGTAYRRGAELAGVVGPYDGYARNATAHQQVMKQHADASLDAVSVDELDAPVWLAANRTWQDVVRLGAQNGFRNAQASVLAPTGTIGLMMDCDTTGVEPDLALVKFKKLVGGGSMQIVNGTVPRALKRLGYQDEQIEAIVAHIAEHGNVVDAPGLKAEHYEVFDCAMGERVISAMGHVRMMAAIQPWISGAISKTVNMPESATVEEIEEIYFEAWKMGVKALAIYRDNCKVGQPLSAKKKDSEDKAETAQAPAAVEKVVEYRPVRNRLPKGRPGITTSFTVGGAEGYMTANSYPDDGLGEVFLKMSKQGSTLAGMMDAFSIAVSVGLQYGVPLETYVSKFTNMRFEPAGLTDDPDVRMAQSIVDYIFRRLALDFLPFETRSALGIHSVEERQRHLETGSYEPLDADELDTESLAQSAPVAPVTPVVAATPAPAVEAPKAAPKQAHNSTELMEIQLGLNADAPLCFSCGTKMRRAGSCYLCEGCGSTSGCS